A portion of the Oxynema aestuarii AP17 genome contains these proteins:
- a CDS encoding GNAT family N-acetyltransferase yields MSETELSFVIRPAIEDDADAIFELIRALAAYERLSHQVRGNPETLKAHLFGDRPYAEAIVAEVGTHLVGFALFFYNYSTFLTKPGIYLEDLFVLPEYRSRGIGKSLISYLAQTAIARGCGRLEWSVLDWNEPAIAFYQHLGADLLPDWRICRVTGQSLQELSLSNSRSHP; encoded by the coding sequence ATGTCCGAAACTGAGTTATCTTTTGTTATCCGTCCCGCCATCGAAGACGACGCCGATGCAATTTTTGAGTTAATTCGAGCATTAGCCGCTTACGAACGGCTTTCCCATCAAGTGCGAGGCAATCCCGAAACCTTGAAAGCTCATTTATTCGGCGATCGCCCTTATGCGGAAGCGATCGTCGCCGAAGTCGGAACCCATTTAGTCGGATTTGCTCTATTTTTCTACAATTATTCTACGTTTTTAACCAAACCGGGAATCTATTTAGAAGACTTATTTGTTCTGCCCGAATATCGCAGTCGGGGCATCGGCAAATCTTTGATAAGCTATCTCGCACAAACGGCGATCGCGCGCGGTTGCGGTCGGTTGGAATGGTCCGTATTGGATTGGAACGAACCCGCGATCGCCTTTTACCAGCATCTCGGTGCCGATCTGCTTCCCGATTGGCGAATTTGTCGGGTGACCGGACAATCTTTACAGGAGTTAAGTCTCTCAAACTCGCGATCGCACCCGTGA
- the priA gene encoding primosomal protein N', with translation MPFSPETCDLSVVSLAVAEPGGAYEWRGGDRPSQWVDVLVDLPGEDRKLWTYAVPPDLSVRPGDILSVPFGSQQLGAIAVATGDRPPQDLDPEAVKAVEDVVVSGFFPASYWALLERVAAYYYTPLIQVIKTALPPGLLGKSQRRIRLSGDIPKGAEVFCTPAARQILELLGESKTGDYSWIYLRRQVPNATRGLHELSKKGWVESYLEPPKPPRAKLQKAVTFVGVEPGVELTDRQHEVLEVLRRRGGELWLTELQQICHTSSGLIQTLESKGCVEIDEREVLRTGDRRRRERDRPKDLTNYQESALTTLNDLRGFNRVLLHGVTGSGKTEVYLQAIAPILDRGASAIVLVPEIGLTPQLCDRFRARFGDKVLVYHSGLSDGERYDSWRQMLAGSPQIVIGTRSAIFAPLPKLGAIVLDEEYDDSYKQDRPSPTYHARTVAEWRAELADCPLILGSATPSLETWVDYAPTEPDPTRDRYRRRQATVSPAPTHYLSLPERIHGRALPPVEVVDMRQEFRKGNKSIFSESLQAGLNQLVETGQQGILFIHRRGHSSFVSCRSCGYVMECPHCDVSLSYHHTHEAAAERLRCHYCGYSQSPLDRCPDCHSPYFKHFGSGTQRVTQALAKQFPELRVIRFDSDTTRTKDAHRILLTRFANKEADLLVGTQMLTKGLDIPQVTLVGVVAADGLLNLCDYRAAERAFQTLTQVVGRAGRGGDRGRAVIQTYNPDHPAIEAVRRQQYEQFIQAELETREALHYPPYGRLILLKVSGMDEATVCETIAELAHMLQPEPGWEDIAHEVLGPSPAPIARVSNRYRWQLLLKFPPWVPVHLPRPLEELRSRCPHTVRLAIDVDPLNLG, from the coding sequence ATGCCCTTTTCCCCCGAGACTTGCGATTTGTCCGTGGTTTCCCTCGCCGTCGCCGAACCCGGTGGCGCCTACGAGTGGCGCGGGGGCGATCGCCCGTCCCAGTGGGTGGACGTGCTCGTGGACCTGCCCGGGGAAGACCGCAAATTGTGGACTTATGCGGTTCCGCCGGATTTGTCCGTGCGACCGGGAGATATTTTAAGCGTTCCTTTTGGTTCCCAACAGTTGGGAGCGATCGCCGTCGCTACAGGCGATCGCCCCCCGCAAGATCTCGATCCCGAAGCGGTCAAAGCGGTGGAAGATGTGGTCGTTTCCGGCTTTTTTCCAGCGTCTTATTGGGCGTTACTCGAACGGGTCGCCGCCTATTACTACACGCCCCTGATTCAAGTGATTAAAACGGCCCTCCCGCCGGGATTGCTGGGGAAATCCCAGCGCCGCATCCGCTTGAGTGGGGACATTCCCAAAGGTGCCGAGGTGTTTTGTACTCCCGCCGCCCGCCAAATTTTGGAACTCCTAGGCGAATCGAAAACGGGGGATTATTCCTGGATTTACCTGCGCCGCCAGGTTCCCAACGCGACCCGAGGTTTGCACGAACTCAGTAAAAAAGGATGGGTGGAAAGTTATTTGGAACCGCCCAAACCGCCTCGGGCGAAGTTGCAGAAAGCGGTGACGTTTGTCGGTGTCGAACCGGGGGTGGAGTTGACCGATCGCCAGCACGAAGTTTTAGAAGTGCTGCGGCGCCGTGGCGGCGAACTGTGGCTGACGGAGTTACAGCAAATCTGTCACACCAGTTCCGGGCTCATTCAGACGTTGGAGAGTAAGGGATGCGTGGAAATTGACGAACGGGAAGTGTTGCGGACGGGCGATCGCCGTCGGCGGGAGCGCGATCGCCCCAAAGACTTGACAAATTACCAAGAATCTGCATTGACAACTTTAAACGATTTGCGAGGGTTCAATCGGGTGCTGCTGCATGGCGTCACTGGGTCGGGAAAAACGGAAGTCTATTTACAGGCGATCGCCCCGATCCTCGATCGCGGCGCGTCGGCGATCGTGCTGGTTCCCGAGATCGGACTGACGCCCCAACTGTGCGATCGCTTCCGCGCCCGTTTCGGCGATAAAGTGCTGGTGTATCACAGTGGTTTATCCGACGGCGAACGTTACGATAGCTGGCGGCAAATGCTTGCAGGTTCACCGCAAATTGTCATCGGCACGCGATCGGCGATCTTCGCGCCTTTACCCAAACTCGGGGCGATCGTCCTCGACGAAGAATATGACGACAGTTACAAGCAAGACCGTCCCTCGCCGACCTACCACGCCCGAACCGTCGCCGAGTGGCGCGCCGAACTCGCCGACTGTCCCCTGATTCTCGGTTCCGCCACCCCGTCGTTAGAAACTTGGGTGGACTACGCCCCCACGGAACCGGACCCGACCCGCGATCGCTACCGTCGCCGTCAAGCTACGGTTTCCCCCGCCCCCACTCATTACCTCTCCCTCCCGGAACGGATTCACGGGCGCGCCTTACCCCCGGTGGAAGTGGTGGATATGCGGCAAGAATTTCGCAAAGGGAATAAATCAATTTTTAGCGAATCCTTGCAAGCGGGACTCAACCAGCTTGTCGAAACCGGACAACAGGGGATTTTGTTTATTCACCGCCGGGGACATAGCAGTTTTGTGTCCTGTCGCAGTTGCGGTTACGTGATGGAATGTCCCCATTGCGACGTGTCCCTGTCTTACCACCACACTCACGAGGCGGCGGCGGAACGCTTACGCTGTCACTATTGCGGTTACAGTCAAAGTCCGCTCGATCGCTGTCCCGATTGCCATTCCCCCTATTTCAAACATTTTGGCAGTGGCACGCAACGTGTCACCCAAGCCCTCGCCAAGCAGTTTCCCGAGTTGCGGGTCATCCGCTTCGACAGCGACACGACCCGAACCAAGGACGCCCATCGGATTTTGTTAACCCGATTTGCGAATAAAGAGGCGGATTTGTTGGTGGGGACGCAAATGCTCACCAAAGGGTTGGATATCCCGCAAGTGACGTTAGTGGGGGTGGTGGCGGCGGATGGGTTGTTGAATTTGTGCGACTATCGGGCCGCAGAACGGGCATTCCAGACCCTCACTCAGGTGGTGGGTCGGGCGGGTCGCGGCGGCGATCGCGGACGGGCGGTGATTCAAACCTACAACCCGGATCATCCGGCGATCGAAGCGGTTCGCCGCCAGCAGTACGAGCAATTTATACAAGCGGAGTTGGAAACTCGCGAGGCGCTGCATTACCCACCTTACGGACGTTTGATTTTATTAAAAGTTTCGGGAATGGACGAAGCGACGGTGTGCGAGACGATCGCCGAACTCGCCCACATGCTACAACCGGAACCGGGGTGGGAAGATATCGCCCACGAGGTTTTAGGTCCGTCCCCCGCCCCGATCGCCCGGGTCTCGAATCGCTATCGCTGGCAGCTTTTGCTGAAGTTTCCGCCGTGGGTTCCGGTTCACTTACCCCGTCCCTTGGAGGAGTTGCGATCGCGCTGCCCCCATACAGTGAGGTTGGCGATCGATGTCGATCCGTTGAACTTGGGATAA
- a CDS encoding Uma2 family endonuclease yields the protein MVIDVRSPKQEQIVYPDSDGQPMAENTKQFELIVWIKENLERLFADDEDVFIAGDLLWYPVEGSPTIRQAPDAMVIFGRPKGYRGSYKQWEEDNIAPQVVFEIWSPGNRPSDITRKFQFYDRHGVEEYYAYDPQTLDFMGFQRREGVLSPIDAIDGWVSPRLGIRFDLSQEELQIDRPDGDRFLTTLELDRLLKETQERAQQAEERAQLLADRLREMGIDPDTL from the coding sequence ATGGTCATCGACGTGCGATCGCCCAAGCAAGAACAGATCGTTTATCCGGACAGTGACGGTCAACCGATGGCGGAAAATACGAAACAGTTCGAACTGATCGTCTGGATTAAAGAAAACCTAGAACGCCTATTCGCCGACGACGAAGACGTATTTATCGCCGGAGACCTACTCTGGTATCCAGTGGAAGGGTCGCCGACGATCCGCCAGGCGCCCGATGCAATGGTAATTTTTGGACGACCGAAGGGATATCGGGGGTCGTACAAACAGTGGGAAGAAGACAACATCGCCCCACAAGTGGTGTTCGAGATCTGGTCGCCGGGAAATCGACCCTCGGACATTACCCGCAAATTCCAGTTTTACGATCGCCACGGCGTCGAGGAATATTATGCTTACGACCCGCAAACCCTCGATTTTATGGGATTTCAACGTCGGGAAGGGGTTCTCAGTCCCATTGACGCGATCGATGGTTGGGTCAGTCCCCGTTTGGGAATTCGTTTCGATCTGTCTCAGGAAGAGTTACAAATCGATCGACCGGACGGCGATCGCTTTTTGACGACGTTGGAACTGGATCGATTGCTGAAAGAAACTCAGGAACGGGCGCAACAGGCGGAAGAACGGGCGCAATTACTCGCCGATCGCCTCCGGGAAATGGGGATCGATCCCGATACTTTGTAA
- a CDS encoding Uma2 family endonuclease — protein MVIDVRSPKQEEIVYPDSDGQPMAENTKQFELIVWIKENLERLFADDEDVFIAGDLLWYPVEGSPTIRQAPDAMVIFGRPKGYRGSYKQWEEDNIAPQVVFEIWSPGNRPSDITRKFQFYDRHGVEEYYAYDPQTLDFMGFQRREGVLSPIDEIDGWVSPRLGIRFDLSQEELQIDRPDGDRFLTTLELDRLRQQAEERAQQAEERAQQSDERAQIAETELERERQRSRALEQRLRDMGIDPDRL, from the coding sequence ATGGTCATCGACGTGCGATCGCCCAAGCAAGAAGAGATCGTTTATCCGGACAGTGACGGTCAACCGATGGCGGAAAATACGAAACAGTTTGAACTGATCGTCTGGATTAAAGAAAACCTAGAACGCCTATTCGCCGACGACGAAGACGTATTTATCGCCGGAGACCTACTCTGGTATCCAGTGGAAGGGTCGCCGACGATCCGCCAGGCGCCCGATGCAATGGTAATTTTTGGACGACCGAAGGGATATCGGGGGTCGTACAAACAGTGGGAAGAAGACAACATCGCCCCACAAGTGGTGTTCGAGATCTGGTCGCCGGGAAATCGACCCTCGGACATTACCCGCAAATTCCAGTTTTACGATCGCCACGGCGTCGAGGAATATTATGCTTACGACCCGCAAACCCTCGATTTTATGGGATTTCAACGTCGGGAAGGGGTTCTCAGTCCCATTGACGAGATCGATGGTTGGGTCAGTCCCCGTTTGGGAATTCGTTTCGATCTGTCTCAGGAAGAGTTACAAATCGATCGACCGGACGGCGATCGCTTTTTGACGACGTTGGAACTGGATCGATTGCGTCAACAAGCGGAGGAACGGGCGCAACAGGCGGAAGAAAGAGCACAACAATCTGACGAAAGAGCACAAATCGCAGAAACCGAACTGGAACGGGAACGACAACGATCGCGCGCCTTAGAACAACGATTGCGCGACATGGGAATCGACCCGGATCGTCTCTAG
- a CDS encoding Uma2 family endonuclease codes for MVIDVRSPKQEEIVYPDSDGQPMAENTKQFELIVWIKENLERLFADDEDVFIAGDLLWYPVEGSPTIRQAPDAMVIFGRPKGYRGSYKQWEEDNIAPQVVFEIWSPGNRPSDITRKFQFYDRHGVEEYYAYDPQTLDFMGFQRREGVLSPIDAIDGWVSPRLGIRFDLSQEELQIDRPDGDRFLTTLELDRLLKETQERAQQSDERAQIAETELERERQRSRALEQRLRDMGIDPDRL; via the coding sequence ATGGTCATCGACGTGCGATCGCCCAAGCAAGAAGAGATCGTTTATCCGGACAGTGACGGTCAACCGATGGCGGAAAATACGAAACAGTTTGAACTGATCGTCTGGATTAAAGAAAACCTAGAACGCCTATTCGCCGACGACGAAGACGTATTTATCGCCGGAGACCTACTCTGGTATCCAGTGGAAGGGTCGCCGACGATCCGCCAGGCGCCCGATGCAATGGTAATTTTTGGACGACCGAAGGGATATCGGGGGTCGTACAAACAGTGGGAAGAAGACAACATCGCCCCACAAGTGGTGTTCGAGATCTGGTCGCCGGGAAATCGACCCTCGGACATTACCCGCAAATTCCAGTTTTACGATCGCCACGGCGTCGAGGAATATTATGCTTACGACCCGCAAACCCTCGATTTTATGGGATTTCAACGTCGGGAAGGGGTTCTCAGTCCCATTGACGCGATCGACGGTTGGGTCAGTCCCCGTTTGGGAATTCGTTTCGATCTGTCTCAGGAAGAGTTACAAATCGATCGACCGGACGGCGATCGCTTTTTGACGACGTTGGAACTGGATCGATTGCTGAAAGAAACTCAGGAACGGGCGCAACAATCTGACGAAAGAGCACAAATCGCAGAAACCGAACTGGAACGGGAACGACAACGATCGCGCGCCTTAGAACAACGATTGCGCGACATGGGAATCGACCCGGATCGTCTCTAG
- a CDS encoding peroxiredoxin family protein, whose protein sequence is MLTSTDFRGLFNERFFKNFFPIPATNKLYSDVGTPNFQLPNINGEGAIKLSDYRGEKAVVLAFTRIFTEKQYCPLCFPHIKALNEAYEQFVEAGAEVLMITSTDDRQSKIVVRDLGLKMPLLSDPSCRIFRAYWTGQALGAPLPAQFILDKEGKLRFKHLFSFLDPNADVEKLLEVVKSLPS, encoded by the coding sequence ATGTTGACTTCCACCGATTTTCGCGGCTTATTCAACGAACGCTTTTTTAAAAACTTCTTTCCGATTCCCGCCACCAATAAACTCTATTCCGACGTCGGCACCCCTAATTTTCAACTGCCCAATATCAACGGAGAAGGCGCAATTAAACTCTCCGATTATCGGGGCGAAAAAGCTGTAGTTCTCGCCTTCACCCGCATTTTTACAGAAAAACAATATTGTCCCCTGTGTTTTCCCCATATTAAAGCCCTCAACGAAGCTTACGAACAATTTGTCGAAGCCGGGGCAGAAGTTTTAATGATTACCAGTACCGACGATCGCCAAAGTAAAATCGTCGTGCGCGATTTGGGTTTAAAAATGCCCTTGTTAAGCGATCCGAGTTGCCGGATTTTCCGCGCCTACTGGACCGGACAGGCGTTAGGCGCACCCCTTCCGGCGCAGTTTATTTTAGATAAAGAAGGAAAGCTGAGATTCAAGCATTTATTCTCATTTTTAGACCCCAATGCGGATGTAGAGAAACTGTTGGAAGTCGTTAAAAGTTTGCCGAGTTAG
- a CDS encoding peroxiredoxin, with translation MSANEGCIRVGQAAPDFTATAVVDQEFKTIKLSDYRGKYVVVFFYPLDFTFVCPTEITAFSDRYEEFKNLNTEVLGISVDSEFSHLAWIQTDRKQGGVGDLNYPLVSDIKKEISAAYNVLDPEAGIALRGLFIIDKEGVIQHATINNLAFGRNVDETLRTLQALQYVQSHPDEVCPAGWKPGEKTMNPDPVKSKEFFAAV, from the coding sequence ATGAGTGCTAATGAAGGATGTATCCGGGTCGGACAAGCGGCCCCCGATTTCACCGCCACTGCCGTTGTCGATCAAGAATTCAAGACCATCAAGCTGTCTGACTATCGCGGCAAATATGTAGTGGTCTTCTTCTATCCCCTGGACTTCACCTTCGTTTGCCCGACCGAAATCACCGCGTTCAGCGATCGCTACGAAGAGTTTAAAAACCTCAACACCGAAGTCCTCGGTATTTCCGTCGATAGCGAATTCTCTCACCTCGCTTGGATTCAAACCGATCGCAAACAAGGCGGTGTCGGCGACCTGAACTATCCTCTAGTTTCCGATATCAAGAAAGAAATTAGCGCCGCCTACAACGTTCTCGACCCCGAAGCCGGAATCGCCTTACGCGGTCTGTTCATCATCGACAAAGAAGGCGTCATCCAACACGCCACCATCAATAACTTGGCCTTCGGTCGCAACGTCGATGAAACCCTGCGAACCCTGCAAGCCCTTCAGTACGTCCAATCTCACCCGGACGAAGTTTGCCCCGCAGGCTGGAAACCCGGCGAAAAAACCATGAACCCCGATCCGGTCAAGTCGAAAGAATTCTTCGCGGCTGTCTAA
- the rpiA gene encoding ribose-5-phosphate isomerase RpiA, producing the protein MSASADPVKVMKEQVGKAAADRVKSGSIVGLGTGSTTAYAIQYIGERLKSGDLKDIQGIPTSFQATVLAKEYGIPLTTLDEVDRIDVAIDGADEVDPNKNLIKGGGAAHTREKIVDSLAEEFIVVVDSSKMVDRLGSTFLLPVEVLPMAMTPVMKAIEKLGGQPQLRMGVKKAGPVISDQGNFIIDVKFDRIDNPAELEKTLNNIPGVLENGLFVGVTDVVLIGEIKENQPTVREI; encoded by the coding sequence ATGAGTGCTAGCGCAGATCCGGTTAAAGTAATGAAAGAGCAGGTGGGGAAAGCCGCCGCCGACCGCGTTAAGTCCGGTTCGATCGTCGGTCTGGGAACGGGTTCGACCACTGCTTATGCGATTCAATATATCGGAGAACGTCTCAAGTCCGGCGATCTCAAGGATATTCAAGGGATTCCCACGTCGTTTCAAGCAACGGTGTTGGCGAAGGAATACGGGATCCCTCTGACGACTCTCGATGAGGTCGATCGCATCGACGTGGCGATCGACGGCGCCGATGAAGTGGACCCGAACAAGAACTTGATTAAAGGGGGTGGCGCCGCCCATACCCGCGAAAAAATTGTCGATTCTCTCGCCGAGGAGTTTATCGTCGTGGTCGATAGTTCTAAAATGGTCGATCGCCTCGGTTCGACGTTTTTGTTACCCGTGGAAGTTTTACCGATGGCGATGACTCCGGTGATGAAGGCGATCGAAAAACTCGGCGGTCAGCCTCAATTGAGAATGGGTGTCAAAAAAGCGGGTCCGGTGATCAGCGATCAAGGCAATTTCATCATCGATGTCAAGTTCGATCGCATCGACAATCCCGCCGAATTGGAAAAAACCCTCAATAATATTCCCGGCGTTTTAGAAAACGGGTTGTTTGTCGGCGTCACCGATGTGGTCTTGATTGGCGAAATTAAAGAGAACCAACCGACCGTTCGCGAGATCTAA
- a CDS encoding tetratricopeptide repeat protein: MKIAFLDLSTWDYKIESAYQIPLGGSQSALCYLAENLAEQGHEIFLLNGTKTAGRSRGVSCLPLDDNDDIRQLFRSLDAAIVLNQAGWGKKLKPLLGYATKLFLWTQQVPSLKAMQALGDRAELDAYDRLIFVSNWQRDRFLDSFAIDREKTVVLRNAIAPAFANLFPEQTDILAAKTNPPILAYTSTPFRGLDLLLSIFPKIREAIPGTRLQVFSSKKVYQMATELDESVYGILYQKCRQMEGVEYIGSIPQPQLAEKLRSIAMLAYANTFEETSCIAVVEAMASGCFVVTSELAALPETTAGFGHLVSVEGVEGFSSVRDWQFSQRPDWQNYADRFLEKTVQVLRNWQSEESASLLKKQVEYIQKQCTWTVRSREWVRYLEKICGINERKNPEVVRAIDREVRGQLQQGNSGEAIARCQRAIAQYPQSAILYKSLGNALQTQGKIDAAIRAYAKAIELDPNFAEARANLGSMYYQKRQLTMAIKFYKQAIELEPNLTGVYWNLSKVLEENGQLEEAKIYRDRAVERSVE, translated from the coding sequence ATGAAAATTGCTTTTTTAGACCTTTCCACTTGGGACTATAAAATTGAAAGCGCCTATCAAATTCCTTTAGGCGGTTCTCAATCCGCCTTATGTTACCTCGCCGAAAACTTGGCAGAACAAGGACATGAAATCTTCTTACTCAACGGAACCAAAACCGCCGGACGATCGCGGGGGGTTTCCTGTTTACCGTTAGACGACAATGACGACATTCGCCAACTATTTCGATCGCTGGATGCGGCGATCGTTCTCAATCAAGCAGGATGGGGAAAAAAGCTCAAACCCTTATTAGGGTATGCTACAAAACTATTCCTTTGGACGCAGCAAGTTCCCAGCTTAAAAGCGATGCAAGCATTAGGCGATCGCGCCGAACTCGACGCCTACGATCGCCTCATTTTTGTCAGCAATTGGCAGCGCGATCGCTTCTTAGACTCCTTCGCGATCGATCGCGAAAAAACCGTAGTTTTACGGAACGCGATCGCCCCGGCATTTGCGAACTTATTCCCAGAACAAACCGATATCTTAGCAGCAAAAACAAATCCGCCAATTCTAGCTTATACCAGTACACCTTTTCGCGGATTAGATTTATTACTATCCATCTTTCCAAAAATTCGCGAAGCCATTCCCGGAACCAGACTGCAAGTTTTTTCCAGTAAAAAAGTCTATCAAATGGCGACCGAATTAGACGAGTCCGTTTATGGAATCCTCTATCAAAAATGTCGCCAGATGGAAGGAGTGGAATATATCGGTTCGATTCCCCAACCGCAACTCGCCGAAAAACTGCGATCGATCGCCATGTTAGCCTACGCCAACACCTTCGAGGAAACCTCTTGCATTGCAGTTGTGGAAGCGATGGCGAGTGGTTGCTTCGTCGTCACTAGCGAGTTGGCGGCGTTACCGGAAACCACGGCGGGATTCGGTCATTTAGTCTCCGTTGAAGGTGTCGAAGGCTTTTCCTCCGTCCGGGATTGGCAGTTTTCCCAACGCCCGGATTGGCAGAATTACGCCGATCGCTTCCTCGAAAAAACCGTGCAGGTTTTACGCAATTGGCAGTCGGAAGAATCGGCAAGTTTGTTAAAAAAACAAGTTGAATATATTCAAAAACAATGTACTTGGACGGTGCGATCGCGCGAGTGGGTTCGCTATTTAGAAAAAATTTGCGGTATAAACGAGCGCAAAAATCCAGAAGTCGTCCGGGCGATCGATCGCGAAGTCCGGGGGCAATTACAGCAGGGAAATAGTGGGGAAGCGATCGCCCGATGTCAACGGGCGATCGCGCAATATCCACAGTCGGCGATCCTCTATAAAAGCTTAGGAAATGCATTGCAAACTCAGGGAAAAATTGATGCCGCCATCCGCGCCTATGCGAAGGCGATCGAACTCGATCCAAATTTTGCAGAAGCCCGGGCAAATTTAGGCAGCATGTATTATCAAAAAAGGCAATTAACAATGGCAATTAAGTTTTACAAACAGGCGATCGAACTCGAACCCAATTTAACGGGGGTGTATTGGAATTTAAGTAAAGTTTTAGAAGAAAACGGACAGTTAGAAGAAGCTAAGATTTACCGCGATCGCGCCGTAGAGCGATCGGTAGAATAA
- a CDS encoding glycosyltransferase 61 family protein has translation MNQDVPALNKRAKKLLKSGRSQEAIALCQQSLKLDPHCRETYEILGDGFSKLGKSRSAKRVYKTLENLDRPSAEIEFKRGNDCVQLKQWDEAIAHYRRAIEIAPSSPQIYEKLAIALSHRHRFSEAIACIETQINLQPYSATAYQNLGILLELENNLEAAIVAYLNSYQIDPKDSSIFIKLVNSFALNGQLERAISFAEIGLKKHPGLTQKYFKLDNISYDRHRLAIGNNLIEKIVYSSREWARGDRVASPQENRAIACREVYPSSAISLPSQTLSGTSPPGFIVSVREGQVWGDSANTIVVAGGDRLLADVCTGGGKVAWIFGLKMAYSVCKLPGMTACLSVQAGRDYYHWMVDVLPRIELLELGGFELDKIDRFLVNPVQYKYQQETLSILGIPRQKWHEIEGDRFIQAETLIVPSVPTTAPKWMGEFIDGPPRWVCEFLRDRFLPKEEGAIAVSPTPNKIYINRQQAKHRRVVNELEAIEFLKNYGFVSVSLERLSFREQVRLLSGAQVVVAPHGAGLTNAVFCQPGTVVIELFSHRYRSSCYQVMSHHLGLEYRAVVGKDYRSLAVSDFLERNPNLLPYSIYEDIYIDLEQLAEYL, from the coding sequence ATGAATCAGGATGTACCTGCTTTAAACAAACGGGCAAAAAAACTATTGAAATCGGGAAGATCTCAAGAGGCGATCGCCTTATGTCAGCAATCGTTAAAACTCGATCCCCATTGTCGGGAAACTTACGAGATTTTAGGGGATGGTTTCTCCAAGCTTGGTAAAAGTAGATCGGCAAAGAGGGTTTATAAAACATTAGAAAATCTCGATCGCCCATCCGCAGAAATTGAGTTTAAAAGAGGAAACGATTGTGTTCAATTAAAACAGTGGGACGAGGCGATCGCCCACTATCGACGGGCGATCGAGATCGCCCCATCTTCGCCCCAAATTTACGAAAAACTAGCGATCGCCCTTTCCCACAGACACCGCTTTTCCGAGGCGATCGCTTGTATCGAAACACAAATTAACTTGCAACCTTATTCGGCAACCGCTTATCAGAATTTAGGAATATTATTAGAGCTTGAAAATAACTTAGAAGCGGCGATCGTCGCTTATCTAAATTCGTACCAAATCGACCCAAAAGATTCGAGTATTTTTATTAAATTAGTGAATAGTTTTGCCCTTAACGGACAACTAGAACGAGCAATTAGCTTTGCAGAAATAGGATTAAAAAAACATCCTGGATTGACGCAAAAATACTTCAAGTTGGATAACATAAGTTACGATCGCCATCGTCTCGCGATCGGTAATAATTTAATCGAAAAAATAGTTTATTCCAGTCGGGAATGGGCGCGGGGCGATCGCGTAGCGTCTCCCCAGGAGAATCGCGCGATCGCCTGTCGAGAAGTTTACCCGAGTTCGGCGATATCTCTCCCTTCTCAAACCCTTTCGGGAACCTCACCGCCGGGATTTATCGTTAGCGTTCGCGAGGGTCAAGTTTGGGGAGATAGCGCCAATACGATCGTAGTTGCTGGGGGCGATCGCCTGTTAGCGGATGTCTGTACGGGTGGGGGAAAAGTTGCCTGGATTTTCGGCTTAAAAATGGCTTATTCCGTTTGTAAATTGCCGGGAATGACGGCTTGTTTGTCCGTCCAAGCGGGGCGGGATTATTATCATTGGATGGTCGATGTTTTACCTCGGATCGAATTACTGGAGTTAGGGGGATTTGAGTTAGACAAAATCGATCGTTTTCTGGTTAATCCGGTACAATATAAATATCAACAAGAAACGTTATCAATTTTAGGGATTCCGCGTCAAAAATGGCACGAGATCGAGGGCGATCGCTTCATCCAAGCGGAAACCTTAATCGTTCCTTCGGTTCCGACGACGGCGCCGAAATGGATGGGCGAGTTTATTGACGGTCCGCCGAGGTGGGTCTGCGAGTTTCTGCGCGATCGCTTTTTACCAAAAGAGGAGGGTGCGATCGCAGTTTCTCCAACGCCGAACAAGATTTATATTAATCGCCAACAGGCGAAACATCGCCGGGTAGTGAACGAATTGGAAGCGATCGAATTTTTAAAGAACTATGGTTTTGTCAGCGTATCGTTGGAGAGGTTATCGTTTCGCGAACAAGTCCGTTTATTGAGTGGAGCTCAAGTCGTTGTCGCCCCTCACGGCGCGGGGTTGACGAATGCGGTATTTTGTCAGCCGGGAACGGTAGTTATCGAGTTATTTTCCCATCGTTATCGGTCGAGTTGTTATCAGGTGATGAGTCATCATTTGGGGTTGGAGTATCGCGCGGTTGTCGGGAAGGATTATCGAAGTTTGGCGGTGTCGGATTTTTTAGAACGCAATCCGAATTTGTTGCCCTATAGTATTTACGAGGATATTTATATCGATCTCGAACAGTTAGCCGAATATTTGTAG